A window from Theobroma cacao cultivar B97-61/B2 chromosome 3, Criollo_cocoa_genome_V2, whole genome shotgun sequence encodes these proteins:
- the LOC18605247 gene encoding uncharacterized protein LOC18605247, protein MASSRCGVGLFILVLVVAGVFEVPVARGAMSPSQCKEEQRLLVSACRSILSGRSPSPSCCQRIRVTHVECVCPVVTPKLAALIGVERTIKQIEGCGRVVPHKFKCGSITTP, encoded by the exons ATGGCAAGCTCGAGGTGTGGGGTTGGTCTGTTCATTTTGGTGCTAGTGGTAGCAGGTGTTTTCGAGGTTCCGGTGGCGAGGGGAGCGATGAGTCCCAGCCAGTGCAAGGAGGAGCAAAGGCTTCTCGTCAGTGCGTGCAGGTCAATATTATCCGGGCGCAGCCCCTCGCCCAGCTGCTGCCAGCGCATTAGGGTCACCCACGTCGAGTGCGTCTGCCCTGTTGTGACCCCGAAGTTGGCAGCCCTTATCGGAGTGGAACGCACTATTAAGCAGATTGAAGGCTGTGGAAGGGTCGTTCCTCACAAATTCAAGTGTGGAA GTATCACTACTCCTTGA
- the LOC18605251 gene encoding mediator of RNA polymerase II transcription subunit 31 isoform X1 has translation MASTKESDNASNTPSSPKNVYKDPDDGRQRFLLELEFVQCLANPTYIHYLAQNRYFEDEAFIGYLKYLQYWQRPEYIKFIMYPHCLYFLELLQNASFRNGMAHPVNKELAHRQQFFFWKNYRNNRLKFILPKPPPEPVAAPAPPPPTAVPPQAAMPPVPATTIAMTTASPAPSSALSPMPYGLPPGSVLAKNDMRNSGIDRRKRKYERSLT, from the exons ATGGCTTCTACTAAAGAAAGTGACAATGCTTCCAATACTCCTTCCTC GCCAAAAAACGTGTATAAGGATCCGGATGATGGGCGGCAGCGATTCTTACTCGAATTGGAATTCGTGCAGTGCCTGGCCAATCCTACTTACATTCACT ATTTGGCTCAAAATCGATATTTTGAAGATGAAGCATTTATTGGGTACTTGAAATATCTTCAGTACTGGCAACGGCCAGAGTACATAAAATTTATCAT GTATCCTCATTGCCTATATTTCCTTGAACTTCTTCAAAATGCGAGTTTCCGCAATGGAATGGCACATCCTGTCAACAAG GAATTGGCACATAGACAGCAATTCTTCTTCTGGAAGAACTATCGAAACAATCGGTTGAAGTTCATTTTGCCTAAGCCTCCTCCTGAACCAGTTGCTGCACCTGCACCCCCGCCCCCTACTGCTGTTCCACCACAGGCGGCCATGCCACCTGTGCCTGCTACCACTATTGCTATGACAACTGCTTCTCCAGCTCCTTCTTCAGCACTTTCTCCAATGCCATATGGTCTTCCCCCTGGATCTGTTCTTGCAAAAAATGATATGAGGAATAGTGGAATTGATCGAAGAAAAAGGAAGTAC GAAAGAAGTTTAACTTGA
- the LOC18605248 gene encoding uncharacterized protein LOC18605248 has product MASSWAGVLTLVVVLVGGVFEVPMARGDMSPSQCKEEQRLLVNACRPVIFGRSPSAACCQRVRVTHVECVCPVVTPKLAALIGVERTIKQIEGCGRTVPHNFKCGSITTP; this is encoded by the exons ATGGCAAGCTCATGGGCTGGTGTGTTAACTTTGGTGGTTGTGCTAGTTGGGGGTGTTTTTGAGGTTCCTATGGCAAGGGGAGACATGAGCCCTAGCCAGTGCAAGGAGGAGCAGAGGCTCCTTGTGAATGCATGCCGGCCGGTCATATTCGGCCGCAGCCCCTCAGCCGCCTGCTGCCAACGTGTCAGGGTCACCCACGTCGAGTGTGTGTGCCCTGTTGTTACCCCTAAGTTGGCTGCACTCATCGGAGTGGAACGCACCATTAAGCAAATCGAAGGCTGCGGAAGGACTGTTCCTCACAACTTCAAGTGTGGAA gtATCACTACTCCATGA
- the LOC18605246 gene encoding putative pectinesterase 63, with product MTGKRSRNIEVGAAICTILVLAPVVLSQNSSPIPVDKSQLKAWFNANIKPASARGSTIDPALAKAEVAAHIIKVKKDGSGDFDTITKAIASVPSGNTKRVIISIGGGSYREKIRIDRSKPFITFYGDPRNMPNLSYDGTARQYGTVDSATLIVESDYFVAANIVIQNTAPRPDGVMVGAQAVSLRISGDKAAFYNCKIIGFQDTLCDDRGNHFFKDCYIRGTVDFIFGSGKSLYLNTVLYVDGQKGVTVITAQARESSSENTGYSFVHCTVTGTASGAYLGRAWKTSPRVVFAYTNMSSVIHPLGWSDNLHPERAKTVFFGEYKCKGKGASFSGREKYAKRLTDGEAKPFLVLGFIDGAKWLLPPPRV from the exons atgacaGGAAAAAGAAGCAGAAACATAGAAGTTGGTGCAGCAATCTGCACAATTCTCGTCCTTGCTCCAGTTGTTCTCTCGCAGAATTCATCACCGATACCGGTAGATAAATCCCAATTGAAAGCTTGGTTCAATGCCAACATCAAGCCTGCCTCAGCGAGAGGCAGCACAATAGACCCTGCCCTTGCTAAGGCTGAGGTTGCAGCTCATATAATAAAGGTGAAGAAAGATGGCAGTGGAGACTTTGATACCATAACCAAAGCCATTGCGAGCGTTCCGTCAGGGAACACGAAACGTGTGATTATATCGATTGGAGGTGGATCTTATCGCGAGAAGATCAGAATTGATCGAAGTAAGCCATTCATTACATTTTACGGCGATCCCAGAAACATGCCAAATTTGTCATATGACGGTACGGCAAGGCAGTATGGAACCGTCGACAGCGCCACCCTTATTGTGGAGTCTGATTACTTTGTGGCTGCTAATATCGTTATACAG AACACTGCTCCCAGGCCAGACGGAGTAATGGTGGGAGCGCAAGCGGTTTCTCTGAGAATCTCTGGCGACAAGGCGGCTTTCTATAACTGCAAGATTATCGGTTTCCAGGATACTTTGTGCGATGACAGGGGCAACCATTTCTTTAAGGATTGCTATATTCGAGGCACTGTAGATTTCATTTTTGGAAGCGGAAAGTCCTTGTATCTG AACACGGTATTATATGTGGACGGGCAAAAGGGAGTTACAGTAATTACGGCACAAGCGAGGGAAAGTTCATCGGAGAACACCGGTTATTCCTTCGTGCATTGCACCGTTACTGGAACAGCGAGCGGTGCATATCTGGGCAGGGCCTGGAAGACCAGCCCAAGAGTTGTGTTTGCCTACACTAACATGAGCAGCGTTATCCATCCTCTTGGATGGTCTGATAATTTACATCCTGAGCGTGCCAA AACTGTTTTCTTCGGAGAATACAAGTGCAAGGGAAAAGGAGCAAGTTTCAGTGGGCGGGAGAAATACGCCAAGCGGCTAACCGACGGGGAAGCCAAACCTTTCCTGGTTCTTGGCTTTATTGACGGTGCCAAATGGCTGCTTCCTCCTCCTAGGGTCTAA
- the LOC18605250 gene encoding polyadenylate-binding protein 1 — translation MEQHEEQEHEVYGGEIPDEEGEMDADVDMSGGAEDYEGNEQDLEQDPNSNSKDLEDMKKRLKEIEEEAGALREMQAKVEKEMGAVQDSSSASATQAEKEEVDSRSIYVGNVDYACTPEEVQQHFQSCGTVNRVTILTDKFGQPKGFAYVEFVEVDAVQNALLLNESELHGRQLKVSAKRTNIPGMKQYRGRRPNPYFRSRRPFMPGPAFYPPYGYGRVPRFRRPMRYRPY, via the exons atggagCAACATGAGGAGCAAGAGCACGAGGTGTACGGAGGGGAGATCCCCGACGAGGAAGGAGAGATGGACGCTGACGTGGACATGTCTGGTGGAGCTGAAGATTACGAAGGCAACGAGCAAGACCTCGAACAGGATCCCAATTCCAACTCCAAG GACTTGGAGGACATGAAAAAGAGACTTAAGGAGATCGAGGAAGAGGCCGGGGCTTTACGTGAAATGCAGGCTAAAGTCGAGAAGGAGATGGGCGCTGtccaag ATTCATCAAGTGCTTCTGCCACCCAAGCTGAAAAGGAGGAAGTGGATTCTCGCTCGATTTATGTTGGTAAT GTAGACTACGCATGTACACCAGAAGAAGTTCAGCAGCATTTCCAATCCTGTGGAACAGTAAACAGAGTGACAATTTTGACTGACAAGTTTGGTCAGCCTAAAGGATTTGCCTATGTTGAATTTGTTGAAGTTGATGCTGTTCAAAACGCTCTACTATTAAATGAATCAGAATTGCATGGTCGACAGTTGAAG GTCTCTGCAAAACGAACAAATATTCCTGGAATGAAACAGTATCGAGGAAGGCGACCCAACCCATATTTCCGCTCCCGAAGGCCTTTCATGCCTGGTCCTGCTTTTTATCCTCCATATGGCTATGG GAGGGTTCCAAGGTTCAGGCGGCCCATGAGATACAGGCCATATTAA
- the LOC18605249 gene encoding uncharacterized protein LOC18605249, whose translation MAGSWAGTVILVVVVVACVSEVPMGRGDMSPSQCKEEQRLLVNACRAVIFGRSPSPSCCERVRVTHVECVCPVITPQLAALIGVERTIKQIEGCGRTVPHNFKCGSITTP comes from the exons ATGGCAGGCTCCTGGGCTGGTACTGTTATattggtggtggtggtggtagCGTGTGTTTCGGAGGTTCCCATGGGTAGAGGAGACATGAGTCCTAGCCAGTGCAAGGAGGAGCAAAGGCTTCTTGTTAATGCTTGCAGGGCGGTGATTTTCGGACGCAGCCCCTCACCCAGTTGCTGCGAACGCGTTAGGGTCACCCATGTGGAGTGTGTTTGCCCTGTTATTACCCCTCAGCTGGCAGCCCTCATCGGAGTGGAACGCACCATTAAGCAGATCGAAGGCTGCGGAAGGACTGTTCCTCATAACTTCAAGTGTGGAA GTATCACTACTCCTTGA
- the LOC18605251 gene encoding mediator of RNA polymerase II transcription subunit 31 isoform X2, giving the protein MASTKESDNASNTPSSPKNVYKDPDDGRQRFLLELEFVQCLANPTYIHYLAQNRYFEDEAFIGYLKYLQYWQRPEYIKFIMYPHCLYFLELLQNASFRNGMAHPVNKELAHRQQFFFWKNYRNNRLKFILPKPPPEPVAAPAPPPPTAVPPQAAMPPVPATTIAMTTASPAPSSALSPMPYGLPPGSVLAKNDMRNSGIDRRKRKKEV; this is encoded by the exons ATGGCTTCTACTAAAGAAAGTGACAATGCTTCCAATACTCCTTCCTC GCCAAAAAACGTGTATAAGGATCCGGATGATGGGCGGCAGCGATTCTTACTCGAATTGGAATTCGTGCAGTGCCTGGCCAATCCTACTTACATTCACT ATTTGGCTCAAAATCGATATTTTGAAGATGAAGCATTTATTGGGTACTTGAAATATCTTCAGTACTGGCAACGGCCAGAGTACATAAAATTTATCAT GTATCCTCATTGCCTATATTTCCTTGAACTTCTTCAAAATGCGAGTTTCCGCAATGGAATGGCACATCCTGTCAACAAG GAATTGGCACATAGACAGCAATTCTTCTTCTGGAAGAACTATCGAAACAATCGGTTGAAGTTCATTTTGCCTAAGCCTCCTCCTGAACCAGTTGCTGCACCTGCACCCCCGCCCCCTACTGCTGTTCCACCACAGGCGGCCATGCCACCTGTGCCTGCTACCACTATTGCTATGACAACTGCTTCTCCAGCTCCTTCTTCAGCACTTTCTCCAATGCCATATGGTCTTCCCCCTGGATCTGTTCTTGCAAAAAATGATATGAGGAATAGTGGAATTGATCGAAGAAAAAGGAA GAAAGAAGTTTAA